The Argiope bruennichi chromosome 9, qqArgBrue1.1, whole genome shotgun sequence genome contains a region encoding:
- the LOC129985026 gene encoding uncharacterized protein LOC129985026 codes for MEVVMSERRTILLAITLNLNRFEFFHKISSFNKIVKIMAYVIRFFKNMKENPNKRRKGKLDIEEIKTSEKFIFKETQREAFSEKEKLNLRTVKDSEGLLRIETRIASRKYLETFIFSVLLPHKHQMIEKLIMSKHVQLEHAGAQAPMSCIRESFWIIKSRKTVPGVIRKCTKFSARIPLPEDKVRDTAVFEDTSIDLCGPLFLKNEKCCIVSTCHMCCLPNCTFRASVIFVYLLREDAHFIVYSGNGNNLVETASFLINIDWEKISTFALEKRISWKINSPATPWWGGFWERLIGLLKSILWKVLERASLKN; via the coding sequence ATGGAAGTGGTCATGTCAGAAAGAAGGACCATTCTTTTAGCTATTACTTTGAACCTTAACAGATTTGAATTCTTccataaaatatcttcttttaacaAGATCGTTAAAATCATGGCTTATGTTATtcgattttttaagaatatgaaagaaaatcctAATAAAAGGAGAAAAGGAAAATTGgatatagaagaaattaaaacatcaGAGAAATTTATCTTTAAGGAAACACAGAGAGAagctttttctgaaaaagaaaagttgAACTTGCGAACTGTGAAAGACAGTGAAGGTCTGTTACGAATAGAAACTAGAATTGCATCTAGAAAGTATTTAGAGACATTCATATTCTCAGTATTGCTGCCACACAAGCATCagatgattgaaaaattaataatgagcAAACACGTTCAGTTAGAGCATGCAGGTGCTCAGGCTCCGATGTCCTGCATCAGAGAATCTTTTTGGATAATTAAGAGTAGAAAGACAGTGCCAGGAGTGATAAGAAAGTGCACAAAATTTTCAGCTCGCATTCCTCTTCCAGAAGATAAAGTCAGAGATACTGCTGTATTTGAAGACACAAGTATCGACCTCTGTGGACCACTAtttctaaagaatgaaaaatgctgTATAGTAAGTACTTGCCACATGTGCTGTTTACCGAACTGTACATTTAGAGCTAGTGTCATCTTTGTCTATTTATTGCGAGAAGACGCCCATTTCATTGTGTATTCAGGCAATGGAAATAATCTTGTTGAAACAGCCAGTTTTCTAATAAACATTGATTGGGAAAAGATCTCAACTTTTGCTTTAGAAAAAAGGATTTCCTGGAAAATCAATTCTCCAGCTACCCCCTGGTGGGGAGGCTTCTGGGAAAGATTGATAGGATTATTGAAGAGTATTCTGTGGAAAGTTCTGGAGAGAGCTAGTTTGAAGAATTAG